The genomic segment GGCATTGGCTATCAGGTTGCCGAATATGCTTTCAAGTGCCACAGGGTCAGCAGTAAAAAGGGGAATCTGTGAGTCACTTGTTTCAATAGTAAGGCTTTGTTTCCTGCTTGATGCCCTGGCCTGCATAAAATCTACGATATTGTTTAAAAGTTCTCCAATATTTACAGGCTGAGGTTCCTGGAAATTAGCACCAGCTTCAATGCGGGAAAGATCAAGGAGATCGCCAATAAGGGCAATAAGGCCCTGGGTTTTTTCTTTTGCCCGTGAAAGAAGGTGCTGGTCAACATGGGAGGTTTCGTCTACCATTTCCTTGATAACCATTGCAAGCTGTTCATGAATTGTGGATAATGGGGATCGAAGTTCATGGGATACTTTGGCAACAAATTCGGATTTAACCTTGTCAATCTCCTTCATTGCTGTAATATCAACAAAATTAACCACTGCTCCCAGACAGTCTTCTGGATTATCTCCCATGATCGGACGGCTCCTTGCCAGAAGATATTTACCATTGGGAAGTGATATTTCATAAGCAGGAATCTGATCTGATTCCAAGTGTTTACCCTGTGACATCTCCATGATAAAATCACAAAACTTTTTATCATTAACATAATCACTGATATGACTGCCCAGTTCTGTGTCAGAAGCAAGGTCAAGATGATGTAAAAAGGCAGGGTTCATAAGGCTGACTTTGCCTTTTCTGTCTGTAACTACAACACCATTGGGAAGGGATTCAACTATGGTTCTTACCCGGCTTTTTTCAGTATGGAGATCAGACAGGGTGCGTTCCCTTTCCCTTGCCATTGTTTCCGCTCTCCAGCGGAGCCGCAGTTTGTCTTTTGCCCTGTTTACAACAATTCTCAGATGGTCAGGCTCAAAAGGCTTGGGAATAAAATCATAGGCTCCTTTTTTCATGGCTTCTATGGCTGTTTCAACTGTTGCAAATCCGGTTATAATAATAACCAGTATCTTTTCATTTTTTGCCTTAACCTGCCGGAGAACCTCCATACCGTCTATGCCTGGCATTTTAAGATCCAAAAGCATTATGGAAAAGCTTTCTTTTTCCAAAATTTCAAGGGCTTCAGCTCCGCATGAAGCAGTTGTAACATGACAGTCCATTCTGGATATTATTCTCTGGGAGCCTTCCCTGATGTCCCTTTCATCATCAACAATCAATACCCTGACAGTATCAAAGTTAGTGTACATCTTTGTTTTCTCCATTTTTTTGAACAGGATTTACAGGAAATTTGATTAAAAAGGTTGTTCCCTCACCAACCTTGCTTTTTGCTGTAATACTTCCCTGATGAGTTTCAACTATGCTGTAAACCATGCTGAGACCCAGGCCGGTTCCTTTCCCTGCCTCTTTTGTAGTATAAAAAGGCTCAAAGATATGGGATAAAACATCATCTGTAATACCAGGGCCTGTATCAGTCATCTCAATGCAGATATATTTATTATCATCAGAAGTATTTGTTTTAATAGTTAATTTTCCATTTCCTTCCATAGCCTCGGCTGCATTAAGTATAATATTCATAAACACATGATTAACCTGGCGGATGTCGGTAGGTATGAGAGGAAGATTATCTGCAAAAAGTTTTTCAATTTTAATATTATGAAAAAGGGTTTGATTTTCAAGCAGGAAAAGGGTTCTTGATATGGCTGAGTTTATATCATTGAGACGGATATTCTGACGGGGCTGCCTGGCAAATTCCAGGAGTTCCTTAACTGTATCACTGCAGCGCTGGGCATCTTTTAAAATACGCTGTAAATCTTCAACAGCACCTTCAGGCAGATCATATTCTTCAAGCATTAATTTGCTAAACAGGATAATGCCTCCCAGAGGATTATTTATTTGATGTGCAACACCTGCTGCCAGTTTTCCAAGTGATGCCATTTTTTCAGCCTGTACCAGTTGAATCTGGGTTTTTTCAAGCTCTTTCTTGATTTTAATACTTTTTCTTAGATCATGAAAAAAACCAATTGTTGCCACTTCGCTGTCTCCTTCATATACAATGGAAGCATTCAGGCTTATGGGAATATCGGTCCCGTCTTTTGCCTGAATTTCAACTTTGTAAGATTTCAGCTTTCCATTATTTTCCCTTAACTTTCTCATAATTTCTTTTGCTTGTTCCATTTTACCAGTATAGATTTCACTGATATGTACACTGTTGATAGCTTCATTAATATCATAGCCGCACACCTCTTTTGCTGTTTCATTAAAGATAATAATCTTGCCTTTTCTGTCAGAAGCAATAACAGCATCAACAGCACTCAAAATAAGATTATGCAAAAAAGCATTGGAATACCTGAGTCTTTCTTCAAGCCCCTCCACGGTCGGGAGTTCAAAGTCAAGCATTACCATAGCGTTAATCCCTGTTTCAGACTGTATGGGATATGAATACATGCAGGAAGGAACCTCAAGCCCGAGGCAGTCGGATCTTGCAGATTTCAGGCTGGGCCTGTGTGTTTTTTTTACCTCATTTGCAGGGCAGTCAATACAGGGAGAATCAAAGCCAAAAAGGACTTTATAGCATTTTTCACGTACTGCAATACCCTCTTTAATGTCTTCAAAATCACCGCTTACTGCAAGAATTTCATAATCAGGAGAAATAACAATGATTTTTCTTTTAAAAACTTCAAGAGCTTTAATCAAATATTCCTTTTCATTTTCTGTCGGCATGGCATGTTTCCTTATTTTTTTGTAAAAATAAAAAGAGTTTAATAAACCATAAGCTAATCATAAAAGCAATTAAAAATTTATGAATTTTTCTTGAGTAAAATAAAATAATAATATAATATTTTTATTAATTCAAATAGATATATATGTGCAATCCAAATAATTTAACAAGATATATTAAAAATGATAACAAGACTTGACTCACTCCTGCAATTGGTATAAGGCAGTTTTTCAGACTTAAAAAGCTTTTGTGCTTAATTGATTTGGGGATAATCAATTTTGAACAATATGAAATGCTGTTAAAAAGCATTTGGGTTTTAGGATTATTTATTATTCCCTGGTTTATAATTATTTTAATAAGGAGATTAAAAAATGGGTTATCCAGTAGTTAATGAAGAAAAATGTGTAGGTTGTGAAGAATGTGTTGATATCTGCCCTAACGATGTATTTGAGATGCAGAATGAAAAATCAGTTGTTGTAAATCCTGATGAATGTGTTGACTGCGAAAGCTGTATTGAAGCATGTGAAGAAGATGCAATTGAACTGGTTGAATAGTTA from the Desulfonema limicola genome contains:
- a CDS encoding two-component system sensor histidine kinase NtrB; translated protein: MPTENEKEYLIKALEVFKRKIIVISPDYEILAVSGDFEDIKEGIAVREKCYKVLFGFDSPCIDCPANEVKKTHRPSLKSARSDCLGLEVPSCMYSYPIQSETGINAMVMLDFELPTVEGLEERLRYSNAFLHNLILSAVDAVIASDRKGKIIIFNETAKEVCGYDINEAINSVHISEIYTGKMEQAKEIMRKLRENNGKLKSYKVEIQAKDGTDIPISLNASIVYEGDSEVATIGFFHDLRKSIKIKKELEKTQIQLVQAEKMASLGKLAAGVAHQINNPLGGIILFSKLMLEEYDLPEGAVEDLQRILKDAQRCSDTVKELLEFARQPRQNIRLNDINSAISRTLFLLENQTLFHNIKIEKLFADNLPLIPTDIRQVNHVFMNIILNAAEAMEGNGKLTIKTNTSDDNKYICIEMTDTGPGITDDVLSHIFEPFYTTKEAGKGTGLGLSMVYSIVETHQGSITAKSKVGEGTTFLIKFPVNPVQKNGENKDVH
- a CDS encoding response regulator; the encoded protein is MYTNFDTVRVLIVDDERDIREGSQRIISRMDCHVTTASCGAEALEILEKESFSIMLLDLKMPGIDGMEVLRQVKAKNEKILVIIITGFATVETAIEAMKKGAYDFIPKPFEPDHLRIVVNRAKDKLRLRWRAETMARERERTLSDLHTEKSRVRTIVESLPNGVVVTDRKGKVSLMNPAFLHHLDLASDTELGSHISDYVNDKKFCDFIMEMSQGKHLESDQIPAYEISLPNGKYLLARSRPIMGDNPEDCLGAVVNFVDITAMKEIDKVKSEFVAKVSHELRSPLSTIHEQLAMVIKEMVDETSHVDQHLLSRAKEKTQGLIALIGDLLDLSRIEAGANFQEPQPVNIGELLNNIVDFMQARASSRKQSLTIETSDSQIPLFTADPVALESIFGNLIANAINYTPENGTIKVRLDKQNNNICIDVKDTGFGIESKYLDKIFERFYRVKNENTRFITGTGLGLPIVKSLVDELGGKIEVQSEPGKGTCFKVLLPCSS
- a CDS encoding ATP-binding protein produces the protein MGYPVVNEEKCVGCEECVDICPNDVFEMQNEKSVVVNPDECVDCESCIEACEEDAIELVE